A stretch of the Solanum dulcamara chromosome 6, daSolDulc1.2, whole genome shotgun sequence genome encodes the following:
- the LOC129891390 gene encoding glucan endo-1,3-beta-glucosidase 11-like, protein MKILLRFLFMLLVIFNNNAQQTARAFTGTYGINYGRIADNIPSPDKVVKLLRAAKIKNVRIYDAEPSVLNAFKGTGLELVVGLPNGFVKEMSANADHALNWVKDNVKAFLPDTRIVGIAVGNEILGGSDNELEVALLNAVKNVYNATKKLGISDVVQISTAHSQAVFADSFPPSYCVFKDGVAQLMKPLLEFFSKIGSPFCLNAYPFLAYTYNSDKIDINYALFQPNEGIVDNKTHLHYDNLLDAQIDAAYAALEDAGFRKMEVIVTETGWASDGDENEPAATPSNARTYNYNLRKRLAKRKGTPLRPKKMLKAYIFALFNEYQKTGQSSEKNFGLFKADGSISYDIGFSGLQDISVASSLLSLKGIQAQGYYLSAIAITTSISILLSRL, encoded by the exons ATGAAGATTCTTCTCAGATTCCTTTTTATGTTATTGGTGATCTTCAATAATAATG CTCAACAGACTGCAAGAGCGTTCACAGGAACATACGGGATTAATTACGGGAGAATTGCAGATAACATCCCTTCACCTGATAAGGTGGTTAAACTCCTTCGAGCAGCAAAGATTAAGAATGTTAGAATTTATGATGCAGAGCCCAGTGTCCTTAATGCGTTTAAAGGGACAGGGCTCGAGCTGGTGGTTGGACTTCCGAATGGGTTTGTAAAAGAAATGAGTGCTAATGCAGATCATGCTCTGAATTGGGTAAAAGATAATGTGAAGGCATTCCTTCCTGATACCCGCATTGTTGGCATCGCTGTTggaaatgaaattttggggggtaGTGACAATGAACTGGAGGTAGCTCTTCTGAATGCTGTAAAGAATGTATATAATGCAACAAAAAAGCTTGGGATAAGTGATGTTGTTCAGATATCAACCGCACACTCGCAGGCTGTTTTTGCTGATTCATTCCCTCCTTCTTATTGTGTATTTAAAGATGGTGTTGCTCAGTTGATGAAACCACTTTTAGAGTTCTTCTCGAAAATTGGATCTCCGTTCTGTTTAAATGCTTACCCGTTTTTGGCTTACACGTACAACTCAGATAAAATAGACATAAATTATGCTCTTTTTCAGCCAAATGAAGGAATTGTTGACAATAAAACTCATCTTCACTATGATAACCTGCTCGATGCTCAGATTGATGCAGCATATGCAGCTCTAGAGGATGCTGGTTTCAGAAAAATGGAAGTCATAGTTACTGAAACAGGCTGGGCCTCTGATGGAGACGAGAATGAACCTGCTGCCACACCAAGTAATGCTAGGACATATAATTATAATCTGCGTAAAAGGCTCGCCAAGAGGAAAGGAACTCCATTGAGGCCCAAAAAAATGTTGAAGGCATATATTTTTGCATTGTTCAATGAGTATCAAAAGACAGGTCAATCATCAGAGAAGAACTTCGGACTCTTCAAAGCTGATGGTAGTATATCTTATGATATTGGTTTCTCTGGGCTGCAAGATATTTCAGTTGCATCTTCGCTTTTGTCTTTGAAG GGAATTCAAGCTCAAGGGTATTATTTATCAGCGATAGCAATCACAACTTCAATATCGATTCTGCTATCGaggttgtga
- the LOC129891391 gene encoding cucumber peeling cupredoxin-like encodes MVTRMKIALVLVAILAVLPGNIVAVDHVVGDSMGWTIPSGGPISYPNWASGRTFRVGDILVFNFTTGAHDVAKVSKSAYDSCSSTGPVTLITVGPANITLNSTGTEYFICTFGQHCNAGQKLAINVTTSSTTTPSPAPSPATSPAPSPVPNPTRAPTPMPTPTPSPSPSTGPSGPSPSPSGGAGTSPSSAPPPGPVTPGATTPSSGAPSDGLIPPPPPSSAPRSVFAPALIMFMSIAISIMW; translated from the exons ATGGTTACAAGGATGAAAATTGCTCTAGTCTTGGTAGCTATTTTGGCGGTGTTGCCGGGGAATATAGTAGCAGTTGATCATGTAGTTGGTGATAGTATGGGCTGGACAATTCCCTCAGGTGGCCCTATATCTTATCCAAATTGGGCTTCAGGACGTACCTTCAGAGTTGGTGATATTTTAG TGTTCAACTTTACAACTGGAGCACATGATGTAGCCAAAGTGTCAAAGAGTGCATATGATTCTTGCAGTTCCACTGGTCCTGTTACACTTATTACTGTTGGACCAGCCAATATTACTCTAAATTCAACAGGAACTGAGTATTTCATTTGTACTTTTGGCCAACATTGTAATGCTGGCCAAAAACTAgctatcaatgttacaacatCTTCTACTACTACTCCTAGCCCTGCCCCATCCCCTGCTACCTCCCCTGCTCCATCACCCGTCCCGAACCCTACCCGTGCACCAACCCCAATGCCAACTCCAACGCCAAGTCCATCACCATCAACCGGACCATCCGGACCATCTCCTAGTCCTAGTGGTGGTGCAGGAACTTCACCATCGTCTGCACCACCACCTGGACCAGTCACACCGGGGGCTACTACTCCTTCATCCGGGGCACCATCCGATGGTCTAATTCCTCCACCGCCTCCAAGCTCTGCCCCGCGAAGCGTTTTTGCTCCTGCCTTGATCATGTTCATGTCCATTGCTATTAGTATCATGTGGTAG